The proteins below come from a single Juglans regia cultivar Chandler chromosome 12, Walnut 2.0, whole genome shotgun sequence genomic window:
- the LOC109005305 gene encoding phospholipid:diacylglycerol acyltransferase 1 isoform X1, translating to MPLVRRKKPAEAEKNSGSDSGNRNEKSEEGEEEENGKKRRLHKKNEKSKAKKAKEKGKWSCVDSCCWLIGCICTIWWLLLFLYNAMPASFPQYVTEAITGPLPDPPGVKLRKEGLTAKHPVVFVPGIVTGGLELWEGHPCADGLFRKRLWGGTFGEVYKRPLCWVEHMSLDNETGLDPPGIRVRPVTGLVAADYFAPGYFVWAVLIANLARIGYEEKNMYMAAYDWRISFQNTEVRDQTLSQIKSKIELMVATGGGKKAVIVPHSMGVLYFLHFMKWVEAPAPMGGGGGPDWCSKHIKAVMNIGGPFLGVPKAVAGLFSAEAKDVAAARAIAPGFLDNDMFRRQTLQHVMKMSRTWDSTMSMIPKGGETIWGDLDWSPEEGHVPIKRRQINNGTKLARQDETGSLGSQLKSAYFGRIISFGKDVAEAKSSEIGRTDFRDAIKGRNFANNTCRDVWTEYHDMGIEGIRAVAEHKVYTAGSVLDLLQFVAPKMMARGSAHFSYGIAENLDDPKYKHYKYWSNPLETRLPNAPGMEIFSMYGVGIPTERAYVYELSSSAECYIPFQIDTSADSREDEESCLKDGVYTVEGDETVPALSAGFMCAKGWRGKTRFNPSGIRTYIREYDHSPPANLLEGRGTQSGAHVDIMGNFALIEDILRVATGATGEDLGGDQVYSDIFKWSEKINLHL from the exons ATGCCTCTGGTTCGGCGAAAAAAACCCGCTGAAGCTGAGAAGAATTCTGGTTCCGATTCCGGTAACCGAAACGAAAAATccgaagaaggagaagaagaagagaacggCAAGAAGAGGAGACTTCATAAGAAGAATGAAAAATCGAAGGCCAAGAAGGCTAAGGAGAAGGGCAAGTGGTCGTGCGTGGACAGCTGCTGTTGGTTGATCGGCTGCATTTGCACAATTTGGTGGCTCTTGTTGTTTCTGTACAACGCCATGCCTGCCTCTTTCCCCCAGTACGTGACGGAGGCGATCACGGGGCCGCTGCCGGACCCGCCCGGCGTGAAGTTGAGGAAAGAGGGGCTGACGGCAAAGCATCCGGTGGTGTTCGTGCCCGGGATCGTGACCGGTGGGCTCGAATTGTGGGAGGGACACCCCTGTGCCGACGGGCTGTTCCGGAAGCGCCTCTGGGGCGGTACCTTCGGCGAAGTGTATAAAAG GCCTTTATGCTGGGTAGAGCACATGTCATTGGACAATGAAACGGGGCTGGATCCTCCTGGTATAAGGGTTAGGCCTGTCACTGGACTTGTGGCTGCTGATTATTTTGCTCCTGGTTATTTTGTGTGGGCGgttttaattgctaatttgGCTCGCATTGGTTATGAGGAGAAGAACATGTATATGGCTGCATATGATTGGAGAATCTCATTTCAGAACACTGAG GTGCGGGACCAAACACTAAGTCAGATAAAAAGTAAGATAGAGCTGATGGTTGCTACCGGTGGTGGGAAAAAGGCAGTTATAGTTCCCCATTCAATGGGTGTATTGTATTTTCTGCATTTTATGAAGTGGGTTGAGGCACCAGCTCCAATGGGTGGAGGGGGAGGACCAGACTGGTGTTCTAAGCATATAAAGGCAGTGATGAACATTGGTGGACCATTTTTGGGTGTTCCAAAAGCTGTGGCAGGGCTTTTCTCTGCTGAAGCCAAGGATGTTGCTGCTGCCAG GGCCATAGCACCAGGTTTCTTGGATAATGATATGTTCCGGCGTCAAACATTGCAACATGTGATGAAGATGTCCCGCACATGGGATTCGACCATGTCAATGATTCCAAAAGGTGGGGAAACCATATGGGGTGATCTTGACTGGTCACCAGAGGAAGGCCACGTTCCTATCAAGAGAAGACAAATAAACAATGGTACCAAGTTGGCAAGACAAGATGAGACTGGAAGTCTGGGTTCCCAACTAAAAAGTGCTTATTTTGGAAGGATTATCTCATTTGGTAAAGATGTGGCGGAGGCAAAATCATCTGAGATTGGGAGGACTGACTTTCGG GATGCTATTAAGGGTCGTAATTTTGCAAATAATACCTGTCGTGATGTGTGGACCGAATACCATGACATGGGAATTGAGGGTATCAGAGCTGTTGCAGAACATAAAGTTTACACTGCAGGATCAGTTTTAGATCTGCTTCAGTTTGTTGCACCGAAAATGATGGCACGCGGCAGTGCTCATTTCTCTTATGGAATTGCTGAAAATTTGGACGACCCAAAGTACAAACACTATAAATACTGGTCAAATCCCCTGGAGACTAG ATTACCAAATGCTCCTGGCATGGAAATCTTTTCAATGTATGGAGTTGGCATCCCAACCGAAAGAGCATATGTTTACGAGTTATCTTCTTCTGCAGAATGCTACATTCCATTTCAGATCGATACATCAGCTGACAgtagagaagatgaagagagcTGTCTAAAAGACGGAGTCTACACTGTTGAAGGTGACGAGACCGTGCCTGCTTTAAGTGCAGGCTTCATGTGTGCCAAAGGTTGGCGTGGGAAAACCAGATTTAATCCTTCGGGAATTCGAACCTACATTAGGGAATACGATCATTCTCCTCCAGCCAATCTGCTAGAGGGCCGGGGTACCCAAAGTGGTGCCCATGTTGATATAATGGGAAATTTTGCCCTAATTGAGGATATTCTGAGGGTGGCAACTGGAGCTACCGGAGAAGACTTGGGAGGTGATCAGGTTTACTCGGACATCTTTAAATGGTCTGAGAAGATCAACTTACATCTGTAA
- the LOC109005305 gene encoding phospholipid:diacylglycerol acyltransferase 1 isoform X2 has protein sequence MSLDNETGLDPPGIRVRPVTGLVAADYFAPGYFVWAVLIANLARIGYEEKNMYMAAYDWRISFQNTEVRDQTLSQIKSKIELMVATGGGKKAVIVPHSMGVLYFLHFMKWVEAPAPMGGGGGPDWCSKHIKAVMNIGGPFLGVPKAVAGLFSAEAKDVAAARAIAPGFLDNDMFRRQTLQHVMKMSRTWDSTMSMIPKGGETIWGDLDWSPEEGHVPIKRRQINNGTKLARQDETGSLGSQLKSAYFGRIISFGKDVAEAKSSEIGRTDFRDAIKGRNFANNTCRDVWTEYHDMGIEGIRAVAEHKVYTAGSVLDLLQFVAPKMMARGSAHFSYGIAENLDDPKYKHYKYWSNPLETRLPNAPGMEIFSMYGVGIPTERAYVYELSSSAECYIPFQIDTSADSREDEESCLKDGVYTVEGDETVPALSAGFMCAKGWRGKTRFNPSGIRTYIREYDHSPPANLLEGRGTQSGAHVDIMGNFALIEDILRVATGATGEDLGGDQVYSDIFKWSEKINLHL, from the exons ATGTCATTGGACAATGAAACGGGGCTGGATCCTCCTGGTATAAGGGTTAGGCCTGTCACTGGACTTGTGGCTGCTGATTATTTTGCTCCTGGTTATTTTGTGTGGGCGgttttaattgctaatttgGCTCGCATTGGTTATGAGGAGAAGAACATGTATATGGCTGCATATGATTGGAGAATCTCATTTCAGAACACTGAG GTGCGGGACCAAACACTAAGTCAGATAAAAAGTAAGATAGAGCTGATGGTTGCTACCGGTGGTGGGAAAAAGGCAGTTATAGTTCCCCATTCAATGGGTGTATTGTATTTTCTGCATTTTATGAAGTGGGTTGAGGCACCAGCTCCAATGGGTGGAGGGGGAGGACCAGACTGGTGTTCTAAGCATATAAAGGCAGTGATGAACATTGGTGGACCATTTTTGGGTGTTCCAAAAGCTGTGGCAGGGCTTTTCTCTGCTGAAGCCAAGGATGTTGCTGCTGCCAG GGCCATAGCACCAGGTTTCTTGGATAATGATATGTTCCGGCGTCAAACATTGCAACATGTGATGAAGATGTCCCGCACATGGGATTCGACCATGTCAATGATTCCAAAAGGTGGGGAAACCATATGGGGTGATCTTGACTGGTCACCAGAGGAAGGCCACGTTCCTATCAAGAGAAGACAAATAAACAATGGTACCAAGTTGGCAAGACAAGATGAGACTGGAAGTCTGGGTTCCCAACTAAAAAGTGCTTATTTTGGAAGGATTATCTCATTTGGTAAAGATGTGGCGGAGGCAAAATCATCTGAGATTGGGAGGACTGACTTTCGG GATGCTATTAAGGGTCGTAATTTTGCAAATAATACCTGTCGTGATGTGTGGACCGAATACCATGACATGGGAATTGAGGGTATCAGAGCTGTTGCAGAACATAAAGTTTACACTGCAGGATCAGTTTTAGATCTGCTTCAGTTTGTTGCACCGAAAATGATGGCACGCGGCAGTGCTCATTTCTCTTATGGAATTGCTGAAAATTTGGACGACCCAAAGTACAAACACTATAAATACTGGTCAAATCCCCTGGAGACTAG ATTACCAAATGCTCCTGGCATGGAAATCTTTTCAATGTATGGAGTTGGCATCCCAACCGAAAGAGCATATGTTTACGAGTTATCTTCTTCTGCAGAATGCTACATTCCATTTCAGATCGATACATCAGCTGACAgtagagaagatgaagagagcTGTCTAAAAGACGGAGTCTACACTGTTGAAGGTGACGAGACCGTGCCTGCTTTAAGTGCAGGCTTCATGTGTGCCAAAGGTTGGCGTGGGAAAACCAGATTTAATCCTTCGGGAATTCGAACCTACATTAGGGAATACGATCATTCTCCTCCAGCCAATCTGCTAGAGGGCCGGGGTACCCAAAGTGGTGCCCATGTTGATATAATGGGAAATTTTGCCCTAATTGAGGATATTCTGAGGGTGGCAACTGGAGCTACCGGAGAAGACTTGGGAGGTGATCAGGTTTACTCGGACATCTTTAAATGGTCTGAGAAGATCAACTTACATCTGTAA